One genomic window of Arachis stenosperma cultivar V10309 chromosome 10, arast.V10309.gnm1.PFL2, whole genome shotgun sequence includes the following:
- the LOC130954125 gene encoding uncharacterized protein LOC130954125, whose protein sequence is MQTKKKGSRRNAPQQHGSPRVSRTQRKVSENGQAVERKVADLITSSCRKNKSLTALENKAGESIPSTDLSNQYDFVDHGTSNAWLQNDAVNGTSVDVLGYNKQAAHVESGTIFSPGFHLSKGSGGKVVDRVDFVKIFQHEDQNRICSDQGTDLSLVDAIDDPDSRGCGTAMEVDINNSSNYDQRRCGDPMLDLSTNDVNVCNSDFDENVSLEVSAIYLAMKNSKLECNDEPGQESMSADVCPEDDEFEDFDDFDPYLFIKTLPDLSTVVPTFRRLLLPKQTRSCPPTTLVLDLDETLVHSTLEPCEDVDFTFPVNFNSEEHIVYVRCRPHLRDFLNRVSSLFEIIIFTASQSIYAEQLLNVLDPKRKIFRHRVYRESCVYVEGNYLKDLTVLGRDLARVIIIDNSPQAFGFQVDNGIPIESWFDDRSDQELLLLLPFLESLVGVDDVRPLIAKKFNLREKIAAAALPLNTNRREFLSE, encoded by the exons ATGCAAACCAAGAAAAAGGGCTCCAGACGAAATGCTCCTCAACAGCACGGTAGTCCTCGAGTTTCAAGAACACAGAGGAAGGTATCTGAAAATGGGCAAGCAGTTGAAAGGAAAGTTGCTGACTTAATTACATCATCATGCAGAAAAAATAAATCTT TGACTGCACTTGAGAATAAAGCTGGAGAGTCAATTCCTTCAACAGATTTGAGTAATCAGTATGACTTTGTGGACCATGGGACTTCCAATGCTTGGTTGCAAAATGATGCTGTTAATGGTACTTCAGTAGATGTTTTG GGCTACAACAAGCAAGCTGCTCATGTGGAGTCTGGAACTATATTTTCTCCTGGATTTCACTTATCCAAAGGTTCTGGAGGAAAAGTTGTTGACAGAG ttgATTTTGTCAAAATTTTTCAGCATGAGGACCAAAATAGAATTTGTTCTGACCAAGGAACAGATTTGTCACTGGTGGATGCCATAGATGATCCTGATAGTCGAGGATGTGGCACTGCAATGGAAGTAGACATAAATAATTCATCCAACTATGACCAACGCAGATGCGGTGATCCAATGCTGGATTTAAGCACAAATGATGTGAATGTTTGCAATtctgattttgatgaaaatgttTCCTTGGAAGTTTCTGCCATATATCTTGCCATGAAAAACTCAAAGCTGGAATGCAATGATGAACCTGGTCAGGAGTCTATGTCAGCAGATGTATGCCCAGAGGATGATGAATTTGAGGATTTTGATGACTTTGATCCTTACTTATTCATAAAGACCTTACCTGACTTGTCAACGGTGGTTCCTACCTTTAGACGATTGTTGCTACCTAAGCAGACACGGAGCTGTCCTCCTACTACTCTTGTCCTGGACTTGGATG AAACTTTGGTACATTCTACCCTTGAGCCTTGTGAGGATGTCGACTTCACTTTTCCTGTTAATTTCAATTCCGAAGAGCACATTGTATACGTACGTTGCCGCCCTCACCTCAGAGATTTCCTCAACAGAGTTTCTAGCCTTTTCGAGATAATTATATTTACAGCTAGTCAAAGCATTTATGCCGAGCAACTTCTAAACGTGCTTGATCCAAAGAGGAAGATATTTCGCCACCGTGTATACCGTGAATCCTGTGTTTATGTGGAGGGTAATTACCTCAAGGATTTAACAGTGCTTGGTCGTGATTTAGCTCGTGTTATAATAATTGACAACTCCCCTCAG GCATTTGGGTTCCAGGTGGACAATGGAATACCGATCGAGAGTTGGTTTGATGATCGTTCAGATCAAGAATTGCTTTTATTACTTCCATTCTTAGAGAGCCTGGTTGGAGTTGATGATGTACGGCCATTAATCGCGAAGAAGTTCAATCTCCGGGAGAAAATTGCTGCGGCTGCCCTTCCGCTAAATACAAACAGGAGAGAGTTTTTATCGGAATGA